In Betta splendens chromosome 22, fBetSpl5.4, whole genome shotgun sequence, the following proteins share a genomic window:
- the gnmt gene encoding glycine N-methyltransferase, which translates to MAGTSGGMSVDSVFRTRSLGVAAEGLPDQYADGKAAKVWQLYIGDTQSRTQEYKSWLVSVLKQSGVRNVLDVACGTGVDSIMLVEEGFNMVSVDASDKMLKYALKARWERRKEKAFDEWVIEEANWLTLPEDIQKPGDGFDAVICLGNSFAHLPDFKGDQSDQKLALRNIASMVRPGGILIIDHRNYDYILETGRAPQGKNIYYKSDLTQDISTSVLWVNSKPHMITLDYTIHVPQSIIKDLPEVSKFRLSYYPHRLESFTAILNEAFSGKMLHSVYGDFKAYVPGQTDAPCYFIHLCKKTA; encoded by the exons ATGGCAGGTACGAGCGGCGGCATGTCGGTCGACAGCGTGTTCAGGACCCGCTCCCTCGGCGTGGCCGCAGAGGGGCTTCCCGACCAATACGCCGACGGCAAAGCAGCCAAGGTGTGGCAGCTGTACATCGGAGACACGCAGAGCAGGACGCAGGAGTACAAGAGCTGGCTGGTGTCTGTGCTGAAGCAGAGCGGGGTGCGGAACGTGCTGGACGTAGCCTGCGGAACGGG gGTTGATTCCATcatgctggtggaggagggctTTAATATGGTCAGTGTGGATGCCAGTGACAAAATGCTCAAGTATGCACTGAAGGCAAGAtgggagaggagaaaagaaaaggctTTTGATGAGTGGG TTATTGAAGAAGCCAACTGGCTGACGCTGCCAGAGGATATCCAGAAACCAGGTGATGGTTTTGATGCAGTTATTTGCCTCGGAAACTCATTTGCCCACTTGCCAGACtttaaag GGGACCAAAGTGACCAAAAGTTGGCTCTGCGTAACATTGCCAGCATGGTCAGACCAGGTGGGATCCTCATCATTGACCACCGTAACTACGACTACATCCTGGAGACTGGGCGGGCACCACAAGGCAAAAACATCTATTACAAG AGTGATTTAACTCAGGACATCTCCACCTCGGTGCTGTGGGTCAATAGTAAACCCCATATGATTACGCTGGACTACACCATCCATGTGCCACAGAGCATCATCAAGGATCTTCCTGAAGTCAG TAAATTCCGTCTCTCCTACTACCCTCACCGTCTGGAGAGCTTCACTGCTATACTGAACGAGGCCTTCAGTGGCAAAATGCTGCACAGTGTCTACGGAGACTTCAAGGCGTACGTGCCCGGCCAAACCGATGCCCCATGCTATTTCATCCATCTCTGTAAGAAGACGGCCTAG
- the LOC114848272 gene encoding complement component C1q receptor — protein sequence MACFRVKRKMTIFMSVLSLLTLEAGLSMSGACRPICSRGSCITVNHARVDFKSAEETCRDSDGELMTFQHETDEDILDIWSQGLNGSFWIGLRLPAGACSNLSDPFRGYGWISGGVHRRFIPTFTTWKSSTQVCSLHCVSLSTDGKWIESKCSDKVDGFLCRTEHKDACKRQGLSDPTVFQSPKGCSDYPCEHNCTDIKGGYKCSCRSGYIPDKKDPRTCQLHCGQKKCPAMCEKNTGDCYCPAGFIANDIAKLCEDIDECSMKECDQGCKNTFGSFECSCQEGFVLKSHVKCVKAVNTDMSVNTTPLTEGSAAFKNNTLKVSSAPTIRFLWIWIFVAVNIVVLIIIVRFCVVKRQRLREQNANQQSTATAHVENL from the coding sequence ATGGCTTGCTTCAGAGTGAAAAGGAAAATGACTATTTTCATGTCAGTTCTTTCTTTACTGACTCTTGAGGCTGGATTAAGCATGAGTGGCGCGTGCAGGCCAATTTGTAGTAGGGGGAGCTGCATAACTGTCAACCACGCCAGAGTGGATTTTAAATCAGCAGAGGAAACGTGCCGTGACAGCGATGGAGAACTAATGACATTTCAGCATGAGACGGATGAGGACATACTTGATATTTGGAGCCAAGGACTGAATGGAAGCTTCTGGATCGGACTGCGTTTACCAGCTGGTGCCTGCAGCAACCTTTCAGATCCTTTCAGAGGATATGGGTGGATCTCTGGTGGCGTGCACAGGAGATTTATTCCTACCTTCACTACCTGGAAAAGCAGTACTCAAGTCTGTTCTTTGCACTGCGTGTCACTCTCTACTGATGGGAAATGGATCGAAAGCAAGTGCTCAGATAAAGTTGATGGATTTCTGTGCAGGACGGAGCACAAAGACGCATGCAAAAGACAAGGATTGTCAGATCCAACCGTATTCCAAAGCCCTAAAGGTTGTTCTGACTACCCTTGTGAACATAATTGCACAGATATTAAAGGGGGTTACAAATGCTCTTGTCGTTCAGGATATATCCCAGACAAAAAAGACCCCAGAACGTGTCAACTGCATTGTGGACAAAAGAAATGCCCTGCAATGTGTGAGAAAAACACTGGCGATTGCTATTGCCCTGCTGGCTTTATAGCTAATGATATAGCAAAACTCTGTGAGGACATTGATGAGTGCTCAATGAAGGAATGTGATCAGGGGTGTAAAAACACTTTTGGAAGTTTTGAATGTTCCTGCCAAGAAGGATTTGTGCTTAAAAGTCACGTCAAATGTGTCAAAGCAGTCAACACTGACATGTCTGTCAACACAACTCCACTCACGGAAGGTTCTGCAGCCTTCAAAAATAACACTCTGAAGGTTTCTTCTGCACCCACAATACGATTTCTCTGGATATGGATTTTTGTTGCTGTAAATATAGTAGTGTTGATTATAATTGTGAGATTTTGTGTTGTTAAACGGCAGAGGCTCAGGGAACAAAACGCCAATCAACAGTCTACTGCTACAGCTCACGTGGAGAACTTATAG
- the LOC114848271 gene encoding complement component C1q receptor: protein MFLIVVFLLQSSFSGLFGAKHETLCTASACFTLHMDQLSFEEAHKKCVHNGGSLITVRNREDEEVVRLLLSKIIGHHQDTIVTFWIGLKLPAGNCVSAHKALRGFRWVSGAEESEYSNWEKEPELTCTADRCVRVNFRLSGQNRLKWITGSCKSLIFYACKFSFRGMCKPLVLKGPGKINYTLPFSEESERSKLKSFPIGTFADVLCNDKQESYSVCQELDQWTVPGPFCSVERQNCRANNGGCQHGCDENGGEPRCFCHEDYELEEDGFSCRIRDLCHADTCEHLCVMSESGYFCKCPHGFKLEENRRNCSDVDECESQACGEHVCKNTHGGYTCVCGDGYKLADGTCSDVNECEQSRCQHSCVNSDGSFSCLCDEGFALSHDGRSCVDIDECASHRCPLQCVNTVGGFTCTSTAPSDEPPDRTEPFTEFSQTTGVEIQHQSPRTHAPSLDPVNVTHGNQRSGASVPSTSAGNFSSKVIVCVLGSVVPLLVLILVTVAIAVFRCSRSKKEAKKNATTDGYCWVSSGLDPRLEKLYESIVTDDP, encoded by the coding sequence ATGTTTTTGATCGTTGTTTTTCTACTGCAGTCGAGCTTCTCCGGCTTATTTGGAGCTAAACACGAGACCCTGTGCACTGCAAGTGCCTGCTTCACCCTGCATATGGATCAGCTGAGCTTTGAGGAGGCGCACAAGAAGTGTGTCCACAATGGAGGTTCTTTGATAACGGTCAGAAacagagaagatgaagaagtGGTGCGTTTACTTCTCTCAAAGATTATTGGACATCATCAGGACACCATAGTTACATTTTGGATTGGACTCAAACTACCAGCGGGGAACTGTGTGTCGGCTCACAAGGCTCTGAGGGGCTTTAGGTGGGTGTCGGGGGCAGAGGAATCTGAGTATTCCAACTGGGAGAAGGAACCAGAGCTAACATGCACAGCAGATAGATGTGTGAGGGTTAATTTCAGATTGTCAGGGCAGAATCGACTAAAATGGATTACTGGATCTTGCAAAAGTCTTATTTTTTATGCATGTAAATTTAGCTTCCGGGGAATGTGTAAGCCTCTGGTTCTGAAGGGACCTGGAAAAATAAACTACACGTTGCCTTTCTCAGAAGAGTCAGAAAGAAGTAAACTTAAATCATTCCCTATTGGAACATTTGCTGATGTTTTATGCAATGACAAACAAGAGTCCTACTCCGTGTGCCAGGAGCTCGATCAGTGGACCGTCCCTGGTCCGTTTTGCAGTGTAGAAAGACAAAATTGCAGGGCGAACAACGGCGGTTGTCAGCACGGCTGCGACGAGAACGGAGGCGAGCCTCGATGTTTCTGCCATGAAGACtacgagctggaggaggacggtTTCTCCTGCAGGATCAGAGACTTGTGCCACGCAGACACCTGCGAGCACCTGTGCGTCATGAGCGAGTCCGGGTATTTCTGCAAATGCCCGCATGGTTTCAAACTGGAGGAAAACCGGCGCAACTGCTCCGACGTCGACGAGTGTGAGTCGCAGGCGTGCGGGGAACACGTGTGCAAAAACACGCACGGCGgctacacgtgtgtgtgtggagacggCTACAAGTTGGCAGACGGGACATGCAGTGACGTCAACGAGTGCGAGCAATCCAGATGCCAACACAGCTGCGTGAACAGTGACGGATCCTTCTCCTGTCTCTGCGACGAAGGCTTCGCTTTATCGCACGACGGCCGCTCGTGTGTGGATATAGATGAGTGTGCAAGTCATCGCTGTCCGCTCCAGTGCGTCAACACAGTCGGCGGCTTCACGTGCACATCCACCGCTCCGTCGGACGAGCCTCCTGACCGCACAGAACCCTTCACCGAGTTCTCGCAGACAACCGGAGTCGAGATTCAGCACCAGTCTCCGCGCACTCACGCGCCTTCTCTCGACCCCGTCAACGTTACGCACGGCAACCAGCGGAGCGGCGCGTCCGTACCTTCAACCAGCGCCGGCAACTTCAGTTCCAAAGTGATCGTCTGCGTGCTCGGTTCCGTCGTCCCCCTCCTCGTGCTGATCTTAGTGACTGTGGCCATTGCAGTTTTTCGATGCAGTCGCTCCAAAAAGGAAGCTAAGAAAAACGCGACGACGGACGGTTACTGCTGGGTGTCCTCGGGCTTGGATCCCCGCCTGGAGAAACTGTACGAATCCATTGTGACTGATGACCCATAG
- the LOC114849121 gene encoding calpain-9-like, producing the protein MFRVIFITSMVCFCEFDYSLNAGVMPPPGVCLNIMEARHKQEGFGVIDNPDRLFNQDYQALKQYCLIRRVWYIDDTFPPDRSSIGEGILNPSDVARIKWLRPGEISPNPFFVLNEMSRFDIGQGSLENCWFVASIGALTFQNHILHHVVPHDQRFDENYCGLFHFRFWRFGKWVDVVIDDKLPTIDGRLIFVHSKNSDEFWPALLEKAYAKVCGSYTDMNAGSPAEAMVDFTGGVHVCIQLSNAPPNLWGLMYRAGKSHTLMGCGTHQGTSANDVLPNGLVSGHAYTVTGVKQMMSRGKLVSLVRLWNPWGKGEWRGDWSDKSLLWQTVSAEDRKMCLTVSDDGEFWMTIEDFCKCYVDLDICGLDPDFLEEGSAQWKTSMQEGRWVAGTTAGGCTNNRNSFWTNPQYRVKFDGQCPQNQAENMLVSLMQKPDKRNRRLVQNLHIGLYIFEVTEQYKEHKGKFPATFFRTHAPVHQTKLFLNAREVTEFVLLKPGEYLILPSTFNPNETASFILTIYSKIQTYSHNNSDDHRNEPQRLNHVKDTKDDENRRSFFHQYSDKYDEVDAEQLQILLNEKILKGDLKSGGFSIDACCSMVALMDTSITGKLNSEEFVRLWRKIITYRDIFFRTDVSRTGTLSLSELRNAFIVAGLKISDDMLNLMALRYGASSGQMTLESFISLVLRLSCMHKIFQQLADGKVLSLKESEWMYISMYT; encoded by the exons ATGTTTAGGGTTATTTTTATCACTTCTATGGTAtgtttttgtgaatttgactataGTCTGAACGCTGGAGTAATGCCTCCCCCCGGGGTGTGTCTGAACATCATGGAAGCCCGTCATAAGCAAGAAGGGTTTGGAGTCATTGACAACCCGGACAGACTCTTCAACCAAGACTACCAGGCACTGAAACAGTACTGTCTGATCAGAAGGGTCTGGTACATAGATGACACGTTCCCTCCTGACAGGAGCTCCATTGGAGAAGGGATACTGAACCCTTCTGATGTGGCTCGCATTAAGTGGCTGAGGCCAGGG GAAATTTCCCCTAATCCATTCTTTGTACTCAATGAAATGTCCAGGTTTGACATTGGTCAGGGATCTTTAG AAAACTGCTGGTTTGTCGCATCTATTGGAGCTTTGACTTTCCAGAATCACATTCTCCACCATGTTGTCCCTCATGACCAAAGATTTGATGAGAACTACTGTGGATTGTTTCACTTCAGG ttctggagatttggaAAATGGGTGGATGTCGTCATCGATGACAAGCTGCCAACAATCGATGGTAGACTGATTTTTGTCCACTCCAAAAACTCAGATGAGTTCTGGCCTGCTTTGCTGGAAAAAGCCTACGCCAA AGTGTGTGGTTCCTACACCGACATGAATGCGGGAAGCCCTGCAGAGGCTATGGTGGACTTCACTGGGGGAGTTCATGTGTGTATCCAGCTGTCAAACGCACCTCCAAACCTGTGGGGGCTCATGTACAGGGCCGGCAAATCTCACACACTGATGGGTTGTGGTACACATCAAGGG acaTCTGCCAACGATGTTTTACCAAATGGACTAGTGTCAGGCCATGCCTACACGGTTACAGGTGTTAAACAG ATGATGAGCCGTGGGAAGCTAGTGAGCCTGGTGCGCTTGTGGAATCCCTGGGGCAAAGGAGAGTGGAGAGGAGACTGGAGTGACAA GTCGCTGCTGTGGCAAACTGTAAGTGCAGAGGATCGTAAGATGTGTCTTACAGTGAGTGACGATGGAGAGTTTTG GATGACCATTGAAGACTTTTGTAAGTGCTATGTGGATCTTGACATTTGTGGCTTGGATCCAGACTTCCTCGAAGAAGGCTCTGCTCAGTGGAAAACCTCCATGCAAGAGGGCAGATGGGTTGCAGGAACCACTGCTGGAGGATGCACAAACAACAGAA ACAGTTTCTGGACTAATCCACAATATCGGGTCAAGTTTGATGGTCAATGTCCTCAAAACCAGGCAGAAAACATGCTGGTGTCTCTCATGCAAAAGCCAGATAAGAGGAACCGACGTCTAGTCCAAAATCTGCACATAGGATTGTACATATTTGAG GTGACAGAACAA tACAAGGAGCATAAGGGGAAGTTTCCAGCTACTTTTTTCAGAACCCATGCACCTGTGCACCAGACTAAATTGTTCCTGAATGCACGTGAGGTGACAGAGTTTGTGTTGCTGAAGCCTGGTGAATACCTAATTCTGCCATCCACCTTCAATCCTAATGAGACAGCCTCATTCATCCTGACCATCTACTCTAAAATACAGACATATAGCCA TAACAACTCTGATGACCATAGAAATGAGCCCCAAAGG CTCAACCATGTCAAAGATACAAAGGATGATGAAAACAGGAGAAGCTTTTTCCACCAGTACTCAGACAAG TATGATGAAGTGGACGCCGAGCAGCTTCAAATACTTCTCAATGAAAAGATTCTTAAAG GAGACCTTAAGTCTGGAGGCTTTAGCATTGATGCTTGTTGCAGCATGGTTGCTCTGATGGAC ACATCTATTACAGGTAAACTCAACAGTGAGGAATTTGTTCGTCTGTGGAGGAAGATCATCACCTACAgg GACATTTTCTTTCGCACTGATGTGTCACGTACAGGAACACTGTCGCTGAGTGAGCTGAGGAATGCGTTCATAGTTGCTG GGCTGAAAATCAGCGATGACATGCTGAATCTCATGGCTCTGCGCTACGGTGCATCCTCTGGACAAATGACGCTGGAAAGCTTCATTAGTCTGGTCCTCCGCCTGTCCTGCATGCACA AAATCTTCCAACAACTGGCTGATGGAAAAGTCTTAAGTCTCAAAGAGTCTGAG TGGATGTACATTTCAATGTACACCTAA